In Babylonia areolata isolate BAREFJ2019XMU chromosome 19, ASM4173473v1, whole genome shotgun sequence, a single window of DNA contains:
- the LOC143293567 gene encoding uncharacterized protein LOC143293567 — protein MAVFIAMVNGTMVTFNDVNYSADIFEIPESEKTMGDIATAIRFHYLIVVCAVGLPGNMAAILTIATVRPVSTATFLVALLAVSDSAALVVKLIINQLWLRPDLPNDDFCRTFAVTNVFSSYANWVLVLIGFERLVAVMFPMVRHRFLSKRRVYLVCVLLALAISSIHAPVMAGREARDWHCEPTEAVRHYIQHVWPLLTTLVYALVPQVLLVFITTALFLALRKAGLRREQLMGSSAHVGPGSIHRELRRSERAITSMTIAASLLFVLMVLPQCVYAMLYSYSRDFQAIIATRKEQLLKQIVFLLADSTHALNFYLYFLSVRRFRTYFWKMVRCERPLCTRPAQSSITRSSKREGVVTNSVTEGGEGPKANGSEKVK, from the coding sequence ATGGCTGTCTTCATAGCCATGGTCAACGGTACTATGGTCACGTTCAACGATGTGAACTATTCCGCCGACATTTTCGAGATTCCAGAATCAGAGAAAACGATGGGGGATATAGCCACGGCCATACGCTTCCACTATCTGATCGTCGTGTGCGCCGTAGGACTCCCGGGCAACATGGCGGCCATCCTGACCATCGCCACCGTGCGGCCAGTCAGCACCGCCACCTTCCTCGTGGCCCTCCTGGCCGTCAGCGACAGCGCCGCCCTGGTGGTCAAGCTGATCATCAATCAGCTCTGGCTCCGCCCGGATCTCCCCAACGACGACTTCTGCCGGACCTTCGCCGTCACCAATGTCTTCAGCAGTTACGCCAACTGGGTGCTGGTGCTGATCGGCTTTGAGCGGCTCGTGGCCGTGATGTTCCCTATGGTCAGACACCGCTTCCTCAGCAAGCGGCGGGTCTACTTGGTCTGCGTGCTGCTGGCCCTCGCGATCTCCTCCATCCACGCGCCGGTGATGGCAGGGCGGGAGGCGAGGGACTGGCACTGCGAGCCCACGGAAGCGGTGCGGCACTATATCCAGCACGTGTGGCCGCTGCTGACCACGCTGGTGTACGCCCTGGTTCCGCAGGTCCTGCTGGTCTTCATCACCACTGCGCTCTTCCTGGCGCTGCGGAAGGCCGGACTTCGCAGGGAGCAGCTGATGGGATCTTCGGCCCACGTGGGGCCGGGCAGCATCCACAGGGAGCTGCGACGATCCGAACGCGCCATCACCTCCATGACCATCGCCGCCTCTCTGCTCTTCGTCTTGATGGTGCTGCCGCAGTGCGTGTACGCCATGCTGTACTCCTATTCCCGGGACTTCCAGGCCATCATCGCCACCCGCAAGGAGCAGCTGCTGAAGCAGATCGTCTTTCTCCTGGCCGATTCCACTCACGCTCTCAATTTCTACCTGTATTTCCTCAGCGTGCGACGGTTCCGGACCTACTTCTGGAAGATGGTGCGGTGTGAGAGACCTCTGTGCACCCGACCTGCTCAGTCCTCCATCACCCGCTCCTCCAAAAGGGAGGGCGTAGTCACCAACAGCGTCactgaggggggtgaggggccgAAGGCCAATGGGTCTGAAAAGGTCAAGTAG